The Mycolicibacterium mageritense genome contains a region encoding:
- a CDS encoding Trm112 family protein, giving the protein MVDDKLLSILVCPQDRGPLLLVDQEFLYNPRLRRAYRIDDGIPVLLVDEAVTITDDAEHERLVERAQAG; this is encoded by the coding sequence GTGGTCGACGACAAACTTTTGAGCATCCTGGTCTGTCCGCAGGACCGCGGGCCGCTGTTGCTCGTGGATCAGGAGTTTCTCTACAACCCGCGGCTGCGGCGCGCCTACCGGATCGACGACGGCATCCCGGTCCTGCTGGTCGACGAGGCGGTCACGATCACCGACGACGCCGAACACGAGCGGCTAGTCGAGCGCGCTCAAGCCGGGTAG
- the tyrS gene encoding tyrosine--tRNA ligase, which produces MSSGILDELDWRGLIAQSTDRDALANDLAAGPVTVYSGFDPTAPSLHAGHLVPLLTLRRFQQAGHRPIVLAGGATGMIGDPRDTGERTLNTADTVADWASRIRGQLERFVEFDDTPTGAIVENNLNWTGGLSAIEFLRDIGKYFSVNVMLDRETVRRRLEGEGISYTEFSYMLLQANDYVELHERHGCALQIGGSDQWGNIVAGARLVRQKVGATVHAMTTPLVTDSEGKKFGKSTGGGNLWLDPEMTSPYAWYQYFVNTADADVIGYLRWFTFLSPDEIAELEAATTERAHERAAQKRLARELTTLVHGEDATKAVELASQALFGRAELGDLDESTLGAALREASNGQVAELKPGGPDAITDLLVASGLVASKGAARRTVAEGGVYVNNTRIESDEWIPQASDFLHDRWLVLRRGKRNIAGVERVGA; this is translated from the coding sequence ATGAGCAGCGGCATTCTTGACGAGCTGGATTGGCGTGGACTGATTGCGCAGTCCACTGATCGCGACGCGCTGGCGAACGACCTCGCCGCCGGGCCCGTGACCGTGTATTCCGGTTTCGATCCGACCGCCCCCAGCCTGCATGCCGGGCATTTGGTGCCGCTCCTCACCCTGCGCCGGTTCCAGCAGGCCGGCCACCGGCCGATCGTGCTGGCCGGCGGCGCGACCGGCATGATCGGCGACCCGCGCGACACCGGCGAACGCACCCTCAACACGGCAGACACCGTCGCGGACTGGGCGTCGCGGATCCGTGGCCAGCTCGAACGGTTCGTCGAGTTCGACGACACCCCGACCGGCGCCATCGTGGAGAACAATCTCAACTGGACCGGCGGCTTGTCGGCGATCGAGTTCCTGCGCGACATCGGCAAGTACTTCTCGGTGAACGTGATGCTCGACCGCGAGACCGTGCGGCGCAGGCTGGAGGGCGAGGGGATCTCCTACACCGAGTTCAGCTACATGCTGCTGCAGGCCAACGACTACGTCGAGCTGCACGAACGGCACGGATGCGCACTGCAGATCGGTGGATCCGATCAGTGGGGCAACATCGTCGCGGGTGCCCGGCTGGTGCGGCAGAAGGTGGGTGCGACGGTTCACGCGATGACCACTCCGCTGGTCACCGACTCCGAGGGCAAGAAGTTCGGCAAGTCGACCGGCGGCGGGAACCTGTGGCTCGATCCGGAGATGACCAGCCCTTATGCCTGGTACCAGTACTTCGTCAACACGGCCGACGCCGACGTCATCGGCTACCTGCGCTGGTTCACCTTCCTGTCGCCCGACGAGATCGCCGAGCTGGAAGCAGCCACGACCGAGCGGGCGCACGAACGGGCTGCGCAGAAGCGGTTGGCGCGTGAACTCACCACACTGGTCCACGGCGAGGACGCGACGAAGGCTGTGGAACTTGCGAGTCAGGCGCTGTTCGGCCGAGCCGAACTCGGCGACCTCGACGAATCGACGTTGGGTGCGGCGCTGCGCGAGGCGAGTAATGGCCAGGTCGCCGAATTGAAGCCCGGCGGCCCGGACGCGATCACCGATTTGTTGGTCGCGAGCGGTCTGGTTGCGAGTAAGGGTGCTGCGCGGCGGACGGTCGCCGAAGGTGGCGTGTACGTCAACAACACGCGTATTGAAAGCGACGAGTGGATACCACAGGCTTCCGACTTTTTGCATGACCGTTGGCTGGTGTTGCGACGTGGCAAGCGCAACATCGCCGGCGTCGAGCGAGTCGGCGCGTAG
- the argH gene encoding argininosuccinate lyase: MSTNEGSLWGGRFADGPSDALAALSKSTHFDWVLAPYDVKASKAHARVLYRAGLLTDDQRDGLLAGLDSLGEDVADGSFGPLVTDEDVHGALERGLIDRVGPDLGGRLRAGRSRNDQVATLFRMWLRDAVRRVAAAALDVVDALATQAAAHPTAILPGKTHLQSAQPILLAHHLLAHAHPLLRDVDRLVDFDKRAAVSPYGSGALAGSSLGLDPDAIAEELGFTAAADNSVDATAARDFAAEAAFVLAMIGVDLSRLAEDIILWSTTEFGYVTLHDSWSTGSSIMPQKKNPDIAELARGKSGRLIGNLTGLLATLKAQPLAYNRDLQEDKEPVFDSVAQLELLLPAMAGLVATLTFDTDRMSALAPLGYTLATDVAEWLVRRGVPFRVAHEAAGAAVRAAEARGVGLEELEDAELSGIHPELTPEVRDILTIDGSVNSRDARGGTAPIQVAKQLGVVRETAQRLRAGLA; encoded by the coding sequence ATGAGCACTAACGAAGGTTCGCTGTGGGGCGGCCGGTTCGCCGACGGCCCGTCGGATGCGCTTGCCGCACTGAGTAAGTCGACGCACTTCGACTGGGTGCTGGCGCCGTACGACGTCAAGGCGTCCAAGGCGCACGCCCGCGTGCTGTACCGCGCCGGGTTGCTGACCGATGACCAGCGCGACGGCCTGCTCGCGGGCCTCGACAGCCTCGGTGAGGACGTCGCGGACGGCAGCTTCGGCCCGCTGGTCACCGACGAGGACGTGCACGGTGCGTTGGAGCGCGGCCTGATCGACCGGGTCGGCCCTGATCTCGGGGGCCGGCTACGGGCCGGGCGATCGCGCAACGACCAGGTGGCGACGCTTTTCCGGATGTGGCTGCGCGACGCGGTGCGCCGCGTCGCCGCCGCGGCCCTCGACGTGGTCGACGCCCTGGCCACCCAGGCCGCCGCGCATCCGACGGCGATCCTTCCCGGCAAGACCCACCTGCAGTCCGCGCAGCCGATCCTGCTCGCGCATCATCTGCTCGCGCATGCACACCCGTTGCTGCGCGATGTGGACCGCCTCGTCGATTTCGACAAGCGGGCCGCGGTGTCGCCGTACGGCTCCGGCGCCCTGGCCGGCTCCTCGCTGGGTCTTGACCCGGACGCGATCGCCGAAGAACTGGGCTTCACCGCGGCTGCCGACAACTCGGTCGACGCGACGGCCGCGCGGGACTTCGCGGCCGAGGCGGCGTTCGTGCTGGCGATGATCGGGGTGGATCTGTCCCGGCTGGCGGAGGACATCATCCTCTGGAGCACAACCGAATTCGGCTACGTGACGCTGCACGATTCGTGGTCGACGGGCAGCTCGATCATGCCCCAGAAGAAGAATCCCGACATCGCCGAACTGGCCCGCGGCAAATCCGGCCGCCTGATCGGCAATCTCACCGGACTGCTCGCGACGTTGAAAGCGCAGCCCCTGGCCTACAACCGGGATCTGCAGGAGGACAAGGAGCCGGTGTTCGATTCGGTGGCGCAGCTCGAGCTGCTGCTGCCCGCGATGGCCGGGCTGGTCGCCACGCTGACCTTCGACACCGACCGGATGTCCGCGCTGGCCCCGCTCGGCTACACGTTGGCCACCGATGTCGCCGAGTGGTTGGTGCGGCGCGGTGTGCCGTTCCGGGTCGCGCACGAGGCCGCGGGTGCGGCCGTGCGGGCCGCCGAGGCGCGCGGCGTCGGCCTGGAGGAACTGGAGGACGCCGAACTGTCCGGCATCCATCCCGAGTTGACGCCCGAAGTGCGCGACATTCTCACCATCGACGGATCGGTGAACTCACGCGACGCACGGGGCGGGACGGCGCCGATCCAGGTTGCCAAACAGCTCGGCGTGGTGCGCGAGACCGCGCAGCGGTTGCGGGCCGGTCTGGCCTGA
- a CDS encoding ABC transporter ATP-binding protein → MMTSSFDEFPATAPAVDIEGLHVIRGGRPAIRDVTVQIARGTITGLLGPSGCGKTTLMRCIVGTQIVASGSVTVLGHPAGSAPLRHRVGYVTQNPTIYNDLRVIDNVRYFGALYGASPAAADTAVKSVGLGDHRTAYCGNLSGGQRTRASLACALVAEPELLVLDEPTVGLDPVLRVDLWEQFRELSRRGATLLVSSHVMDEADHCGDLLLMREGVLLAHTTPDRLRKDTACTSLEEAFLTVIRRRTVTADNAAG, encoded by the coding sequence ATGATGACTTCATCGTTTGATGAATTCCCGGCAACCGCCCCAGCCGTCGACATCGAGGGTCTGCACGTGATCCGCGGGGGCCGTCCCGCCATCCGCGACGTCACCGTGCAGATTGCCCGCGGCACGATCACCGGCCTGCTCGGACCGTCGGGCTGCGGAAAGACCACGTTGATGCGCTGCATCGTCGGCACCCAGATCGTGGCGTCCGGTTCGGTGACGGTGCTCGGTCACCCCGCCGGGTCCGCGCCGCTGCGTCATCGCGTCGGCTACGTCACCCAGAACCCCACCATCTACAACGACCTGCGCGTCATCGACAACGTCCGGTATTTCGGCGCGCTGTACGGGGCATCGCCCGCGGCCGCCGACACCGCCGTGAAATCCGTCGGGCTCGGCGATCACCGCACCGCCTACTGCGGCAACCTGTCCGGCGGACAACGCACCCGTGCCTCACTGGCCTGCGCACTGGTAGCCGAACCCGAACTGCTCGTGCTCGACGAGCCGACCGTCGGACTCGACCCCGTGCTCCGCGTCGACCTGTGGGAACAGTTCCGCGAGCTGTCGCGGCGCGGCGCGACCCTGCTGGTCTCCAGCCACGTCATGGACGAGGCCGACCATTGCGGCGATCTGCTGCTCATGCGCGAAGGAGTCCTCCTCGCGCACACCACCCCGGACCGACTACGGAAGGACACGGCATGCACGTCCCTGGAGGAAGCGTTTCTGACCGTCATCCGCCGGCGCACCGTGACCGCGGACAACGCAGCAGGCTGA
- a CDS encoding acyl-CoA synthetase, translating into MDFSAVTKPVERLLATAQNGLEVLRYGGLETGAVPSPFQIIQSVPMFRLRRYFPPDARPGAPDPGPPVLMVHPMMMSADMWDVTRDDGAVGILHAAGIDPWVIDFGSPDKVEGGMQRNLADHVVALSEAIDTVKQVTGRDVHLAGYSQGGMFAYQTAAYRRSKDLASIIAFGSPVDTLAALPMNLPAGIAAGAADFMADHVFSRIDIPGWLARTGFQMLDPIKTAQSRLDFLRQLHDREALLPREQQRRFLASEGWIAWSGPAISELLKQFIAHNRMITGGFSIHGDLVTLSDIDCPVLAVVGEVDDIGQPASVRGIKRAAPQADVYEYLIRAGHFGLVVGSKASTQTWPTVAQWVKWLDGGDMPEGVVPMGLQPADHHEGGVSFSTRVTHGATAATEMAFGVARSAADALVAANKNARTLVIETARTLPRLARLGQVNDHTRISLGRIMSEQARSAPNGEALLFDGRVHTYEAVDRRINNVVRGLIDVGVRQGARVGVLMETRPSALVAIAALSRLGAVAVMMPPDLDLAEAARLGRVSEIIADPSHLDMARRLDMRVLVLGAGMPGNVHGGESRDLHLPEDADVVDMEQIDPDGVELPGWYRPNPGLARDVAFVAFTTIGGELVARQITNFRWALSAFGTASAANLGRGDTVYCLTPLHHQSGLLVSLGGAVVGGSRIALSRGLQPERFLQEIRQYGVTVVSYTWAMLREVIDDPSFSLTGSHPVRLFIGSGMPAGLWKRVVEVFEPAHVVEFFATTDGQAVLANVAGAKIGSKGRPLPGGGQVALAAYDAEDDLILEDDQGFVRKAEANEVGVLLAHPRGPVDPTASVKRGVFAPADTWVSTEFLFRRDEDGDYWLVDNRSAVIRTERGPVFATPVNDALGRIDAVDIAVTYDVAVGDKQVAVTALALRPGGTIPTADLSHALADLPVGNPPDFVHVVADLTLGASYRPLITPLRAAGVPKPSRRNSWYLDTDTDTYKRLTVAMRAELTGEPQNPAADS; encoded by the coding sequence GTGGATTTCTCGGCAGTGACCAAACCGGTTGAGCGGTTGCTGGCCACCGCGCAGAACGGTTTGGAAGTTCTGCGCTACGGCGGGCTCGAGACCGGCGCGGTGCCTTCGCCCTTCCAGATCATCCAGAGCGTCCCGATGTTCCGGCTGCGCCGGTACTTCCCGCCGGACGCCCGCCCGGGCGCGCCGGATCCCGGGCCGCCCGTCCTGATGGTGCATCCGATGATGATGTCGGCCGACATGTGGGACGTGACGCGTGACGACGGCGCGGTCGGCATCCTGCACGCGGCGGGAATCGACCCGTGGGTCATCGACTTCGGTTCGCCCGACAAGGTCGAGGGCGGTATGCAGCGCAATCTCGCCGACCACGTGGTGGCGTTGAGCGAAGCGATCGACACCGTCAAACAGGTCACCGGCCGCGACGTCCACCTGGCCGGCTACTCACAGGGCGGCATGTTCGCCTACCAGACCGCGGCCTACCGGCGCTCGAAGGATCTGGCCAGCATCATCGCGTTCGGCTCCCCGGTGGACACGTTGGCCGCGCTGCCGATGAACCTGCCCGCCGGGATCGCGGCGGGCGCCGCCGACTTCATGGCCGACCACGTTTTCAGCCGCATCGACATCCCGGGCTGGCTGGCACGCACGGGTTTTCAGATGCTGGATCCCATCAAGACCGCACAGTCGCGGCTCGACTTCCTCCGTCAGCTGCACGATCGCGAAGCCCTGCTGCCACGCGAACAGCAGCGTCGCTTCCTGGCCTCCGAGGGCTGGATCGCGTGGTCGGGTCCGGCCATCTCCGAGCTGCTCAAGCAGTTCATCGCGCACAACCGGATGATCACCGGAGGCTTCTCCATCCACGGCGATCTGGTGACGCTCTCCGACATCGACTGCCCGGTACTCGCGGTGGTCGGCGAGGTCGACGACATCGGCCAGCCGGCCTCGGTGCGCGGCATCAAGCGCGCCGCCCCGCAGGCCGACGTCTACGAATACCTCATCCGCGCAGGGCATTTCGGCCTCGTCGTGGGATCGAAAGCGTCCACCCAGACCTGGCCGACGGTGGCGCAGTGGGTGAAATGGCTCGACGGCGGCGACATGCCCGAGGGTGTGGTTCCCATGGGCCTGCAGCCTGCCGACCACCACGAGGGCGGGGTGTCGTTCTCGACCCGCGTGACCCACGGCGCCACGGCAGCCACCGAGATGGCGTTCGGCGTGGCCCGATCGGCCGCCGACGCCCTCGTGGCGGCCAACAAGAACGCGCGCACGCTGGTCATCGAGACCGCGCGCACCCTGCCGAGGCTCGCCCGGCTGGGACAGGTCAACGACCACACCCGGATCTCGCTCGGCCGCATCATGAGCGAGCAGGCCCGCAGTGCCCCCAACGGCGAGGCCTTGCTGTTCGACGGTCGCGTGCACACCTACGAGGCGGTGGACCGCCGCATCAACAACGTGGTCCGCGGCCTGATCGACGTCGGTGTCCGGCAGGGCGCACGGGTCGGTGTCCTGATGGAAACCCGACCCAGCGCCTTGGTCGCGATCGCCGCGCTGTCCCGGCTCGGCGCGGTGGCGGTGATGATGCCGCCCGACCTGGATCTGGCCGAGGCCGCGCGCCTGGGCCGGGTCTCGGAGATCATCGCCGACCCGAGTCACCTCGACATGGCGCGCCGGCTCGACATGCGCGTGCTCGTGCTCGGCGCCGGGATGCCGGGAAATGTGCACGGTGGCGAGAGCCGTGATCTGCACCTGCCTGAGGATGCTGACGTCGTCGACATGGAGCAGATCGATCCCGACGGCGTCGAGCTGCCCGGTTGGTACCGGCCGAATCCGGGATTGGCCCGCGACGTCGCGTTCGTCGCGTTCACCACGATCGGCGGCGAACTGGTCGCGCGGCAGATCACCAACTTCCGCTGGGCGCTCTCGGCGTTCGGCACCGCGTCGGCCGCCAACCTGGGGCGCGGTGACACGGTCTACTGCCTGACGCCGCTGCATCACCAGTCCGGTCTGCTGGTCAGCCTCGGCGGCGCGGTGGTCGGCGGTTCGCGGATCGCGCTGTCGCGCGGCCTGCAGCCCGAGCGCTTCCTGCAGGAGATCCGCCAGTACGGCGTCACCGTGGTGTCCTACACCTGGGCGATGCTGCGCGAGGTCATCGACGATCCGTCGTTCTCGCTGACCGGCAGCCACCCCGTGCGGCTATTCATCGGGTCCGGCATGCCTGCGGGGCTGTGGAAACGCGTCGTCGAGGTGTTCGAGCCCGCCCACGTCGTCGAATTCTTCGCGACCACCGACGGGCAGGCCGTGCTGGCCAACGTGGCCGGTGCCAAGATCGGCAGTAAGGGCAGGCCGCTGCCCGGCGGCGGCCAGGTCGCGCTCGCGGCCTACGACGCCGAGGACGACCTGATCCTCGAGGACGACCAGGGGTTCGTCCGCAAGGCCGAGGCCAACGAGGTCGGTGTGCTGCTGGCGCATCCGCGAGGCCCTGTCGATCCGACGGCGTCGGTGAAACGCGGCGTGTTCGCGCCGGCCGACACCTGGGTGTCCACCGAGTTCCTGTTCCGCCGTGACGAGGACGGCGACTACTGGCTCGTCGACAATCGCAGCGCGGTGATCCGCACCGAACGCGGCCCGGTGTTCGCCACCCCGGTCAACGACGCGCTCGGGCGCATCGACGCGGTCGACATCGCGGTGACCTACGACGTCGCGGTGGGGGACAAGCAGGTGGCGGTCACCGCTCTCGCGCTCCGTCCCGGTGGCACCATCCCCACCGCGGACCTGTCGCACGCACTGGCGGACCTTCCGGTCGGCAATCCGCCCGATTTCGTGCACGTCGTCGCCGACCTGACCTTGGGCGCCTCCTACCGCCCGCTGATCACGCCGCTGCGGGCAGCCGGCGTGCCCAAACCCTCGCGGCGTAACTCCTGGTATCTCGACACCGATACGGATACGTACAAGAGGCTCACGGTGGCGATGCGCGCCGAGCTGACCGGGGAACCGCAGAACCCGGCGGCCGACTCGTAG
- a CDS encoding TetR/AcrR family transcriptional regulator, producing the protein MTSNTERKRPGRPAGPSDTRERILVSARELFARNGIDKTSIRAIAADAGVDPALVHHYYGTKTQLFAAAIHIPIDPMAVIGPLREVPVDRIGYVLPSILLPLWDSEMGKGFIATLRSILAGNDVSLVRSFLQEVIVAEVGSRVDNPPGSGRIRVQFVASQLVGVVMARYILELDPFKSLPVDVIAETIAPNVQRYLTGDLPGLSALD; encoded by the coding sequence TTGACGAGCAATACCGAGCGCAAACGGCCCGGCAGGCCTGCCGGCCCGTCGGACACCCGCGAACGAATCCTGGTCAGCGCACGGGAGTTGTTCGCCCGCAACGGGATTGACAAGACATCGATCCGCGCCATCGCGGCCGACGCGGGCGTGGATCCCGCTCTGGTCCATCACTACTACGGCACCAAGACCCAACTTTTCGCCGCGGCGATTCACATCCCGATCGACCCCATGGCCGTGATCGGGCCGCTGCGAGAAGTTCCGGTCGATCGGATCGGCTACGTCCTGCCGTCAATCCTGTTGCCACTCTGGGATTCTGAGATGGGCAAGGGTTTCATCGCGACCCTGCGCTCGATCCTGGCGGGCAACGACGTCTCACTCGTCCGGTCGTTCCTGCAGGAGGTCATCGTCGCCGAGGTCGGTTCGCGCGTCGACAACCCGCCCGGCAGCGGCCGGATCCGCGTGCAGTTCGTGGCTTCCCAACTGGTGGGTGTGGTGATGGCGCGCTACATCCTCGAGCTCGACCCGTTCAAGTCGCTGCCCGTCGACGTGATCGCCGAGACCATCGCGCCGAACGTGCAGCGGTACCTGACCGGAGACCTACCCGGCTTGAGCGCGCTCGACTAG
- a CDS encoding DNA-3-methyladenine glycosylase: MGAQLLVGDPLDAARRLLGAELVGRGVTAKIVEVEAYGGPPDGPWPDAAAHSYRGPGGRNLVMFGPPGRLYTYRSHGIHVCANVVCGFDGVAAAVLLRAAAVVEGALVAQQRRGPAVVPAGLARGPGNLCSALGIAMGDNGIDLFSPDSPVRLTLGPEVDAVEGPRVGVSKAADRPWRFWLAEHAEVSSYRRSPRAPAPGSSD; the protein is encoded by the coding sequence GTGGGCGCGCAGTTGCTGGTGGGGGATCCGCTGGACGCGGCCCGCCGACTGTTGGGGGCCGAACTGGTCGGACGCGGTGTGACCGCGAAGATCGTCGAGGTCGAGGCTTACGGTGGCCCGCCCGACGGGCCGTGGCCGGATGCGGCAGCGCACTCCTATCGAGGGCCGGGTGGTCGCAACCTGGTGATGTTCGGGCCGCCCGGGCGCCTCTACACGTATCGCAGCCACGGCATTCACGTCTGCGCCAACGTCGTGTGCGGGTTTGACGGGGTCGCCGCGGCGGTGCTGTTGCGGGCGGCGGCCGTTGTCGAGGGTGCGCTTGTGGCCCAGCAGCGGCGGGGGCCTGCCGTCGTGCCCGCCGGGCTCGCGCGAGGGCCGGGCAACTTGTGTTCGGCACTCGGAATCGCCATGGGCGACAACGGGATCGACCTGTTCTCGCCGGACAGCCCGGTTCGGCTGACACTCGGTCCCGAGGTCGATGCGGTCGAAGGGCCGCGGGTCGGCGTGAGCAAGGCCGCCGATCGGCCCTGGCGGTTCTGGCTGGCCGAGCACGCCGAGGTGTCGTCGTACCGGCGCAGTCCGCGCGCTCCGGCGCCCGGCAGCAGTGACTGA
- a CDS encoding ABC transporter permease — translation MHVPGGSVSDRHPPAHRDRGQRSRLSPEAYLATTTRILRQLAADHRSVAMILVVPSLIIALMYFMFQNAPRPPGAPSPFNNACLIMLGVFPLIVMFLITSITMQRERVSGTLERILTTPLRRFDLLAAYGTAFSIAAAAQATLACVVAFWLLGFDTAGSPVLVFLIAIINAVLGVGLGLLCSAFARTEFQAVQFMPVVIAPQLLLCGIIVPRGALPEWLQWISNVLPASYALEALQQVGAYSEPTGIAVRDIAVVIGFAVLALCLAAATLRRRTP, via the coding sequence ATGCACGTCCCTGGAGGAAGCGTTTCTGACCGTCATCCGCCGGCGCACCGTGACCGCGGACAACGCAGCAGGCTGAGCCCCGAGGCATACCTGGCGACGACGACCCGGATCCTGCGGCAGCTGGCCGCGGATCATCGCAGCGTCGCGATGATCCTCGTGGTACCGAGCCTGATCATCGCGCTGATGTACTTCATGTTCCAGAACGCGCCGCGGCCGCCCGGCGCACCCTCGCCGTTCAACAACGCGTGCCTGATCATGCTGGGGGTGTTCCCGCTGATCGTGATGTTCCTGATCACCTCGATCACGATGCAGCGGGAACGCGTCTCGGGAACTCTGGAACGCATCCTTACCACACCGTTGCGCCGGTTCGACCTGCTCGCGGCGTACGGCACGGCGTTTTCGATCGCGGCCGCGGCGCAGGCCACGCTCGCATGTGTAGTCGCGTTCTGGCTGCTCGGCTTCGACACCGCGGGCAGTCCGGTGCTGGTGTTCCTCATCGCGATCATCAACGCCGTGCTGGGCGTCGGGCTGGGGCTGCTGTGCAGCGCGTTCGCCCGCACCGAGTTCCAGGCCGTGCAGTTCATGCCCGTCGTGATCGCTCCACAACTGTTGTTGTGCGGCATCATCGTGCCGCGCGGCGCGCTGCCCGAATGGCTGCAGTGGATCAGCAACGTGCTGCCCGCAAGCTACGCATTGGAAGCCCTTCAGCAGGTCGGCGCATATTCTGAGCCGACCGGTATCGCGGTGCGCGACATCGCGGTGGTGATCGGTTTCGCGGTGCTGGCCCTGTGCCTGGCCGCGGCCACACTGAGACGACGAACCCCATAG
- a CDS encoding ABC-F family ATP-binding cassette domain-containing protein, with protein MAHLLGGEALHLEYPTGVVFDGLTVGLNEGARIGIVGRNGDGKSTLLGLLTGRITPDAGRVTRRGGLRVGALDQVDTLDSERTVGWSLVGDRAEHEWAGDPRVRDVIGGLVADIGFDTVVGTLSGGQRRRVQLAALLIGEWDVIALDEPTNHLDIEGITWLAGHLKQRWARDAGGLLLVTHDRWFLDEVATATWEVHPGPPGTKGSIVEPFEGGYAAYILQRVERDRQAAAVEAKRQNLMRKELAWLRRGPPARTSKPKFRIDAANALISDVPPLRNTVELSRLATARLGKDVIDLLDVSVSFGDKDVLRDVEWRIAPGERTGIVGANGAGKSTLLGLIAGTVAPTAGRVKRGKTVRLSILDQQSAELDRLAGDMVREVIGRLQTSYQVDGKEYTPAQLLERLGFARAQLSARVGELSGGQRRRLQLLLVLLSEPNVLILDEPTNDVDTDMLTATEDLLDSWPGTLIVVSHDRYLLERVTDQQYAILDGRLRHLPGGVDEYLRLAAHRPSAPAPRETPAAQGLSGAEQRSIEKEIAAIDRSLAKLADRIAAKHDELAAHDHSDHVGLGKLTGQLRELEGQVAEQEARWMELSEQLE; from the coding sequence ATGGCACACCTTCTCGGCGGCGAAGCCCTACATCTGGAGTACCCCACCGGGGTGGTGTTCGACGGACTCACCGTCGGGCTCAACGAGGGTGCCCGCATCGGCATCGTGGGCCGCAACGGTGACGGCAAATCCACCCTGCTCGGGTTGTTGACCGGACGGATCACCCCGGATGCCGGGCGAGTCACGCGCCGTGGAGGTCTCCGCGTCGGCGCCCTGGATCAGGTAGACACGCTGGATTCCGAACGCACCGTGGGTTGGTCACTGGTCGGTGACCGCGCCGAGCACGAGTGGGCAGGCGATCCGCGGGTGCGCGACGTGATCGGCGGACTCGTCGCCGACATCGGCTTCGACACCGTGGTCGGAACGCTGTCGGGTGGCCAGCGCCGACGTGTGCAGCTCGCGGCGCTGCTGATCGGTGAGTGGGACGTCATCGCGCTCGACGAGCCGACCAACCACCTCGACATCGAGGGCATCACGTGGCTGGCCGGTCACCTCAAGCAGCGCTGGGCGCGGGATGCCGGCGGGCTGCTTCTGGTCACCCACGACCGGTGGTTTCTCGACGAGGTCGCCACCGCGACGTGGGAGGTACATCCCGGCCCGCCCGGCACCAAGGGCAGCATCGTCGAACCGTTCGAAGGCGGTTACGCCGCCTACATTCTGCAGCGGGTCGAACGCGACCGGCAGGCGGCGGCCGTCGAGGCCAAGCGGCAGAACCTCATGCGCAAGGAACTCGCGTGGCTGCGCCGGGGCCCGCCGGCCCGCACGTCCAAACCCAAGTTCCGGATCGACGCGGCCAATGCGCTGATCTCGGACGTACCGCCGCTGCGCAACACCGTGGAGCTGTCCCGGCTGGCCACCGCACGGCTCGGCAAGGACGTGATCGACCTGCTCGACGTGTCGGTGTCGTTCGGCGACAAGGACGTGCTGCGCGACGTCGAATGGCGCATCGCCCCGGGTGAGCGCACCGGCATCGTAGGTGCGAACGGCGCAGGCAAGTCCACGCTGCTCGGTTTGATCGCGGGCACCGTGGCCCCGACCGCCGGGCGGGTGAAACGCGGTAAGACAGTGCGGCTTTCGATCCTCGATCAGCAATCGGCCGAACTGGACCGGTTGGCCGGTGACATGGTTCGAGAGGTGATCGGCCGGCTGCAGACCAGCTACCAGGTGGACGGCAAGGAATACACCCCGGCCCAGCTGCTGGAGCGGTTGGGTTTCGCGCGGGCCCAACTGTCGGCGCGGGTCGGTGAACTGTCCGGCGGGCAGCGCCGCCGGCTGCAGCTGCTGCTCGTGCTGCTGTCGGAGCCGAACGTGTTGATCCTCGACGAGCCCACCAACGACGTCGACACCGACATGCTGACCGCGACCGAGGATCTGCTCGACTCGTGGCCCGGCACGCTCATCGTGGTGTCCCACGACCGGTATCTGCTGGAACGCGTCACCGACCAGCAGTACGCGATCCTCGACGGACGGCTGCGGCATCTGCCCGGCGGTGTCGACGAGTACCTGCGGCTGGCCGCGCACCGGCCGAGCGCGCCTGCGCCCCGCGAGACTCCGGCAGCGCAGGGCCTGTCGGGCGCCGAGCAGAGAAGCATCGAGAAGGAGATCGCCGCGATCGACCGGTCCCTGGCCAAGCTGGCCGACCGGATCGCGGCCAAGCACGACGAGCTCGCCGCGCATGACCACTCCGACCACGTCGGGCTGGGAAAGCTCACCGGGCAGCTACGCGAACTCGAGGGTCAGGTGGCCGAGCAGGAAGCGCGCTGGATGGAGTTGTCCGAGCAGCTGGAATGA